A DNA window from Arachis duranensis cultivar V14167 chromosome 3, aradu.V14167.gnm2.J7QH, whole genome shotgun sequence contains the following coding sequences:
- the LOC107479315 gene encoding uncharacterized protein LOC107479315 — MLKEVSEEEGIRPSEKEAEILKDSVEEAKQESGMEQAKELQKEGMLGTYQPKAPFPQRLGGGEKGKTYSRFLETFKSLHINIPFLEILQQMPTHIKYLKELLSKKRVLKGGQTVIMNKECSALIKKDMVSKKTDPGSFHIPCIIGETKIDRGFYDLGASINVMPLTLMRRLQLNEVRSTDVIVQLADKTQKQADGVVENVLVKVGNYFIPTDFVILDMEESYLHPIILGRPFLATARALIDVEQGELILRIQDEQLIFHVSKPTSEPEPEPEKPKDDYSHLCLEESNPAAETLKQSFEGKQEVQELKPQESIETDQQGPPSIRVNEEILKKEGIIVKKLPRGWRNKKIPTEGFSPGDKVISSHYLPIPPGLKPIPSQLPQVFTIRRVLSMEHLEIMKESNGDVSIIRGEDIKHYNPP; from the coding sequence atGTTGAAGGAAGTCTCAGAAGAAGAGGGAATCAGACCCTCAGAAAAGGAGGCAGAAATCCTGAAAGACAGTGTGGAAGAAGCTAAGCAGGAAAGTGGAATGGAGCAAGCCAAAGAATTGCAAAAGGAAGGCATGCTGGGAACATACCAACCAAAAGCACCATTTCCTCAGAGGTTAGGAGgaggtgaaaaagggaaaacataTTCAAGGTTCTTAGAGACATTTAAGTCTCTCCACATCAATATTCCCTTTCTTGAGATTCTCCAGCAGATGCCTACACATATCAAGTAtttgaaggaattgctgagcaagaaaagagtTTTGAAGGGAGGACAGACTGTAATAATGAacaaagaatgcagtgcactcatcaAGAAGGATATGGTCTCTAAGAAAACAGACCCAGGAAGTTTTCAtatcccctgcatcataggggaaacaaaaattgacagaggatTCTATGATCTGGGAGCTAGCATAAATGTGATGCCTCTGACTCTTATGAGGAGGCTACAACTGAATGAGGTGAGATCCACTGATGTAATCGTAcaattggctgacaaaactcaaaagcaagcTGATGGGGTAGTTGAGAATGTGTTGGTGAAAGTGGGAAATTATTTTATccccacagactttgtcattTTGGACATGGAGGAAAGCTACCTACACCCTATCATTttgggaaggccatttctagCCACTGCTAGAGCGCTCATAGATGTAGAACAAGGAGAGCTAATTTTGAGAATACAGGATGAACAGCTCATTTTCCATGTTTCCAAACCTACATCTGAGCCTGAACCAGAACCTGAAAAGCCTAAGGATGATTATAGCCATCTGTGTTTGGAGGAAAGCAATCCAGCAGCTGAAACTCTAAAACAATCCTTTGAAGGCAAACAAGAAGTGCAGGAGCTAAAGCCACAAGAATCAATAGAAACAGATCAGCAGGGTCCTCCTAGCATAAGGGTCAATGAAGAAATCCTCAAGAAAGAGGGAATAATTGTAAAGAAATTGCCAAGggggtggagaaacaagaaaattcctACTGAAGGTTTCTCTCCGGGAGATAAAGTAATATCAAGTCATTATTTGCCAATTCCACCTGGCCTCAAACCCATTCCTTCCCAACTCCCTCAAGTGTTCACAATCAGGAGAGTTCTTTCAATGGAACATTTGGAAATCATGAAGGAATCAAATGGGGATGTTTCCATAATAAGAGGAGAGGACATCAAGCACTACAATCCACCCTAA